ACTAATGTGgcctaattttaaaatatatgaaccATAATAGTGTCGCTGGGCCTGattatatttaaagaaaatatatttatttatattttcttatcatttttcatcgtctcataatataatataaaataatatgattacaAAGGATAAAAGATAATTTAGATTGTTTTGTCTATTTTTTAATCTATgtaatctaaattatttttaaaattattttctattttaaataataaaataatattttctaactgtcatttatcaaaaaaaataatttgattctaatttatttgtttggagattcttatactagaatttgatgtgctagattgtaataataatgtataatctttttaaactaataataagagtttgtaataaataaaatataataaataatttctaataaatattagtaaataataaaaaaattctatatataaggAAATAGAAAATACGCACTgtgttttaaaaagttaaataaatttataatttagatgtaagaaaataaatttttatataataaattaattaataagtttaaattttaaatttataaaaattattctatCCAATCACATGCAATCAGCAAACCAAATTCCGTCTTGTCGCATTGACAGCCTTCATCAAAAACAACTGTGTGTGATGTGACGTCGTTGTACCATTTACGCTCCTCCCTCTCTCAATTCTCTCTGTTTCTGCAATGGCGGAACAGCAGCAGCCTTTACGCGTGGAAGATGACGGGAGAGAACATTCGTCCTCCTCGCCCCGGTGGCCCACTACATTGACTCTCCCTCTCACTCGCAACGCCACTAGTCTGACTGCGGCCGACCGCTGTCCGGTCCCCCTGGCTGACTATTCCGAGCCCCCATCGGACGACCTCCACTCCAGCGACGAGAGCGGTTTCGGGTACTACTATTACTTCTCCTACTCGAAACCTATTCTGGTGCTGGACCTGGTGTGGAACTTGGCCTTCCTAATCGTCGCTGTGGTGGTGCTCTTGTCCACCTTCGAGGAGAGGCCGTCCACGCCTCTCAGGGTTTGG
This genomic interval from Carya illinoinensis cultivar Pawnee chromosome 10, C.illinoinensisPawnee_v1, whole genome shotgun sequence contains the following:
- the LOC122278025 gene encoding E3 ubiquitin protein ligase RIE1-like isoform X2 → MAEQQQPLRVEDDGREHSSSSPRWPTTLTLPLTRNATSLTAADRCPVPLADYSEPPSDDLHSSDESGFGYYYYFSYSKPILVLDLVWNLAFLIVAVVVLLSTFEERPSTPLRVWLCGYSLQCVLHVSFVYLEYLKRISSIHDRAPQSPLRSPFFFTYTSILKKMESVNTMLSSIWWVFGFYWIVMGGQELLQDSPRLYWLTHLPML